TGTAGTTTGGTTCGAAGGTTTCGAACTTGAGATAGATGAGTGGGTCGGAAGGAGAAGAATCGTCTAGGTAAGATCTGAAACTCGTAACACTGTCATCGTTCTTGTCTATGATAAGTTCTTCGACTTTTCTGTCTCGTCTGATTATTACTTCGCTTAAGAACTTTAACAAGGGATGAGACCAACCCGATACATGAACATTGACGTCGACTGGTTTGGTTTCCATTATCATCGATCGGAGTGaatttagagaaagagagagatggatgaGACTTGAGAGTCGTAAAAGAGATTggaataagaaagagagagagtgagagagattgtTGTGAAAGATGAAATTGTGGAGAAGTGCGGTGTAATGTTATTATGTTTAAGGTTTAGCCCTATTTATATACTTAGCAATAAAGCAAAACTctgattataatttgttttaatggGTCAATTTACatacaatttccttttttttttttctttcccaattttcttttttgcttctccaaaattgttttttaacgCTCGTTTGTTGtgcttgtattttttttttatttttttttattatttttttttaatattgtggAGAAGAGCGttcgtttcttgtttttaatattaattagggattttttttttaacattattatttttattattaataactCTCCAATATAGCAAAACGGGAAGCAATACACTGTGACTGGGAGATTCACACGGGCACAAAAGGGAAAAAGCAACAAGTAAAAAGAGATCTGAAGGGTATGGGTTGAACAACAACACGAGCCCACCTAGCTACTAGATCTGGCGTTTGCGAGGGAGACTTCTTTGAGGCTTCACCTCGGACTCGGAGCAAACGAATCCGCAACCCGTGTTAGAATCGATGACAAACCAAAGCCCGAAACTTCCTTCCCAGAATAGGAAGAGCTTTTAGACAGCTGCGCCCTGATTCCTCAAGTCTCCCTACCTAGCAACAAGAGAAAGCCACAACTAAAACCCTCGATTTCCGGCGACCACCGCCTCAGATCCGGTCCAGCGAAAGCTTTGTAACGGCGGTGCAGACGGATTGTGGCTCAATCAAACCGAAACCCCAAGACAAGCCTGCAAGATCTCAAGAGATCCGCCGCAACAAGCGGTGAAACCCACCGATCCACCTTCTGTCTTCCACAGCCGTCAAACCCAGAGAGCCAAGCCGAGAGAGAAGGAGGCTCTTCTCAACTCACCGGGAGAAGCCAAGATATGAGCACAAAGGGCAGATCTACCACGCCTCATCACCGCCGGAGAGAAAGGGATGTCGACCACCGTGCTTCACTCACTCAAGGATCACTTTCTGCAATTAAGCGCAGCACAATCATCTCATCTCCACCCTTAATTTGCTCGATTAGTTTCGATTCTCtctgatcaaaaaaaaaaaaaagaattaaaccGGATGTAAACCGATACCTTGAACCGGAGGATTTTAGTCAATAGTTGAGATTGAGAACGACGGCAAAATCTTTCTTCATCCCCACCCATCTCTACCAAATTCACTGAACCCTCAAAAAAAAGCTTTCAGATTATACCGACCCACATAAGTCAATATATATACCAGGCTTGACGACACCAATACAGTAAGTCTGATACATGAGATGTCAATGGAAGAGAGAAAGATGTTTGGGTTCGATATCAAAAGCATTGACTGGGAGCATTACATTGTCAACGTTCATCTTCCAGGTCTCAAAAAAGGAATTCCTTTCAGTGAAGACTTAAGTTGAAGAGAGTTATTTGAtgattatatatgaatttaattatACTGTATTCCGTTAATTTAATATTGTCAGTAGTCATGGGTTTAATAAGCTCTTGCAAGAGCAGTAATTAAGATATGGttcgttttggttttgaaataaTCGGGTGAGTGAAACCCAAGGACAAgagtcttgtttaattaatgtttttcttcCAAGTTAGCTTTACTCTATGAGAATAATTAACTACTTAAAATAACTTTAGCATGcaccttttaccaaaaaaaaaaaaacctttggcATGCATGCATGCTCTAAGTGCTTTGTTCACTCATCAGTGTATCAGCATTAACTATTATTAACTCTTTTAGTTTATGCACATTTTCTCCTATAATATCCAttggattattttattattagttataCATTTGCCCTTTTTCTCATATTACAAATTTCTTACCTAAACTATAGGTCCTATCACAATTGGGGACGTATATTTGAACAGTAAAGACCAATTTTTGGTGTGCttataaagaagaaacaaagcgAACTACCAAACATAAGATTTTTTGTCCAAGAAGCTTTAACATATCCACCAAAAGGGCAAAGGTATAACAACAAAATCGATCATTCATTTCATTCCCCTCGAATGATATATTCTTTCACAAAATTAAAAGTCTATCGAGTATTAGTGGTTCGTTCACCTTAATTAAGCTTTGATTAGTCGTCTGATTGTGTCGAATATGTTCTGTTCATCACAGGAATTATCTGGTTACAATCCATCAACGTTACAAATCTGAACTTTAAAAGCGTAGAGGAGCACGCAGAAATAGTTAACATAATACTATACATAAATCTCTTGAGTGCCACACCGATAATGTTGGGTGCCCTAAACACAACCCCGGCTTACAGACTTTAGagcaaattcttttttttttcctccttatactaaagaaaaaattatggGACGgttcatagtatatttatactaaaagtttaaaagatactgaaatatgttatgaaataaGTGTAATTATCCATCACCACATGTGTCTTCCATGACACatatacttttgtttggtgtaaCACTGGTTCACCACTTCACCACTTGTGCTTTACATTTGTACActtgtctttgttttcttgtgtagTGCATAAGTGATCAGTCTTATCACTAGTATATATAGAAGTTATGTATAtgagaagaataaaaagaaaagaagagaagtaataataaaaagtgtttTATACATAACAATACACATAcgtaaatatttatatactatagtatatatatgtatacatatatatatatataataatcttatATACTTGcgattattttttataacaaaatctaattttttggacaaggttcttttttcttttttacaaaattgaGCATTTTTTCATATACGTGTATCATTTACTCttagataaaaatttaaatgaattttaactaaaaaaaccaaaaaagcaaaaatttgTGAGACCCCAAGCCGTCGCTTAGGTCACCTGCCCTCGGAACAATAGTACTAAATTGATTAAACAAGACATCTTTTAtttacagtaaaacttctataaattaatacttttaaattaatattcgctataaattaataaaaaatttcggTTCCAAATTGGactagtgtaaaaaataacacatttcgataaaataataagataatattttttttgataatcttatgtaaaaatatggtctcatcaatatcataaattaataatcaaataaattatatatatatatatacatatatatctaagaaaatatagtgaaatatgactctattgttgtttgactattcttgaatttgcatttttgttggaactcatctctaatctttttcattgttgtatCTCAATCACATCCAAATATTGTAGAGAGTTTATATGCGATAATTGCTTATTTAGTAACTGGTTCTAAATGTACCACAATATCTTATTCGATTTTATCATTTCCATAAAAGATAGTAGTAGCAATTTCTTTAAAACTCTAAACttttaacatttatcatttttacctagataattTAGTAAACAATTCAAATTCATCCAATTACGACAgccaatattttaaattaagaaaattctctaaaaatgtaaatgataacaaaagtattttatgttgtaatataaaattttcaaaattatgaaaatgagaaaatctcttcataaattaataaaatattaatttatcgataaattaaaatctctataaattaataaaattgtatgATCAcaaccttattaatttatagagattttactgtaaaagtttttttttttcaaatttgctcgaaacaataaattataaaaaaaacctaCGTTTTCTATCCTTAAAACTGGTTATTCACAATTTAAAACATGCAGTTTCACCACTAGATCCGCTTGACCCCCCATCAACCTAACCCGTTAATTCCTAAGAGTATCCCCATTGCACAAAATAGAGTGGatgtgttaaaaatttaaaataattaaattttaacctATAATATACGACgagataatttatttataactaaaaataaataaatttgaagttgtaattgtttattaatattgtttgctttctttagtgttttttttttgtcaacaaagaatcagctcaaacgaACCAATTAGGAGGAAAATTGACTTtctttagtgtttaagattgtataattatattttgattattaattatatgattcaactcgcgataattttttttaaaatctaatattattttttaaatctaatattaatttaatcaacttaatcaGATTTGTCTATTACTTTAATATTGacaatgttaacaaaataatgtaatGATGTTTTACCTGTATAGCATcgagttaataatattttaacttttaaaaaatttaaattatttaaaataaaaaatcaaagtaaaccaaataaaaattatgaatttgaaTGAGTTATAAATAAAGCTCCCTACTCATTAGTAATATATGTCCCttgaaaaaattgaattatgatgcagaaaaatcacaaattttattaagtaaatgctttctataataatttaaattaacataaatataagatcaaataaaagtgaaaggagaattatatatttatgtttgaattagATACaaagatttatgaaaattaGATAAATTTGGAAATGTTTTGGTTTCAATGATCTTCCATGTAATTAAGTATAACATAAATGTTATTTTGTCAAATGTatcttaaaaatgttaatatagattaataGATAGTTAAAAGAAGTTGGGGAGTGTAAGTATGTGCTTTTAACAGATACAAATGGGctataatttatagaaaagcCCATACCTGGCCCATTAAGTCAATGGACAAACAAAGCACGTGCGGAAACACTGTAAAACTATTTCCATCGGACAAGTAAAACTGCCGGCGGCGGATGAGAGATGCGGAGAAGCTACGCCGCCGCCGATCTGCGACTCTTGTTTTCGTGGTATTGATTCGTGTTGAGATTTGTCATTTAAGGTGATAAGCTATTTTGCCGAATGTGTGAACTGAAGAGATTATTAGATTAGTGTGACCTGTAGATAAATGAAGCAGAAGGTTTCACTTAGTTATGAAGCTAACGACTGGTTTAATTAAATGTATGGTATTGTGAGAATTAGAGAGTTGGTTTTGTCTTTGTTGAAGGTGGTTGTGTTAATGATACGAGTTGAATAAGAAAGCTTCAAGAAAggaacattgttttttttgcctTACTTGTGGTTGGTTGATAAAGAACTCAAGTATATGATCAGAAGACTGTTAGAAGATTTATATACACTCAGTCAAGTGTATAACCATATACACAAGAATTTTAAAAGCTTCAACAGAAGTAGCTGGTCTACTTGAAATAGAGAGGGACAAGTTTCTTCAAGGTTTCAAACACACTTGTGAAGGGATCAAACTGGACTGACTTTCTTAATTCCAGATCTGGAAACTGGTTTGTCAGCGTTTTCTCCATACCTGGCATGGTCATCATGGCAGCTAGCTCACCATCAGACATCACTTCACAGTCCTGTGGtgtatctttgattttttccgGATCATAGCCAAACTGTGCCAAGTAGTTCTTGTTCTTGGCGATGAACTCAGGTCCTGGGTTAGGTGTCCTTGAGTATATCTAACATATCAAACACATTGaagttattaattatacaaGAGAATGCAAGAGATATCTCAAATCCTTTTAAGTTCTTTGTCTTTTGAATCACCTGAACAAAGCCCTTGTCTTTGGCGCCAGAAACTAGAGCGTAGTTGTCGTAGTCAGTGGCTATGACATCATAAGGCAACTTGGGGATGAAAGGAATAGTTGGAAATCGAAGGAAACACTTCTCTTTAATCATCTCTTGCTTTTCTAAGTCAGTCTCGCTTTTCTCCAGGTCTTCTGCTCCAATGCATTGAACTTTTCCTCTGATTCCTGTTATATACCCATCAGGGCTGCCGTGTACACAAAACGTATCTACCCGGATGGCTGGTTCCTTCATATCAAACGAGTATACCCCCTTGCaacaattttggaaatttagaGTTTGTCAAGATTGCATTAGTTCACTATGGAGAGTGGTAATGTCTAGTTGAAGAAACAAACTACCTGGGTGCAGTGGCAGTCTTCTTGGCCTTGACCTGCAAAGCCACGCTTAAGAGAAGCTACTTCGAACCATCTTCCAGAGTACCTAACTGGGTCAAAGTTCTTAGCAGTCATgcctctcatcatcatcatcatcattgtttcCGGGTCACCACCATCAGATGGACTTTCAAGTGGAAGAGTCAGCTTGTTGTTTTCTTCCACAGCAGCACTGCCTAGTTGGCAAATGTTCTGATGACCAGACGAGAGATCCAACGCAACACCCTGCCAGAAGAAACTCAGAAGGTTAAAACAACTTGTTGGCTCTCCAATCAGACATGCTTAATTGCAATGTCGGCTCCAGCATACCTGGCCTGCCTGAGATAAAAGCAAAATAGCTGCCAACCCTGAAACTAGATGCTTTCTCAAAGCCAGGTTTCCAATTGGCTTCTCCAATGAACATTTTAAATCAAGAAACCCTGTGGAAGAAGTACAGTAGCACTTGACTGTGACAGAGCAATGAGATCTCCTGTCTATCCTGATCAGAGAACATCTTCTGTTTcataaaagaaacaacaaggGATAACAGAAACCTGAGGTCAGTTAACCTTGAATTAATCTATCCATAACCGGAGACAGTTTCATTCCAGGATCTGATTCTGTAACTTTGTCCTAAAACTAACTAAAATGAAGCTCTATGCATTGATGATTACTTGAGGTTGATTGGAGAGTTAGTTGTTAGggttcaatatataaaaatcctACCTTGATGTCGTAGTAGCAGCAGGTGGAGAGAAGCCATGAGAAAAAACTGGTCTCGAGATGCTTATGCTACTATTtaccattctctctctctcaacttgTTTCGGTCGCCAcagatttttgtgtcttttttttttgttttttttttaattttatttaaaatgttgaCAGGTTGGGAGCTTGATATTTTATGGGTGAATTAGGtgagtgacaaaaaaaaaactaacaaataatataaccattaatttgaaaaaattagatatttaggAGTAAGGGTAAAGTAAAttacttttttgggttttatagtTTAGGAGTAATGGTGGATGGGTGACCGGCGGTGATGGTGTACGGTGGTCCGGCGGTAGTCCAGTGGTGGTCCGGTGGTGATCCAACGGTGATCCAGCGTGGTTCGGCAGTGTTCTGGTGGTGGTCCGATGAGGGTGGTCGGAGGTGGTGGTCGCCGGAAATAGTAGTCGTTggaagtggtggtggtggccgcCGGAAGTGGTTGTAGGAGGTAAGGAGTGTGGTCTTAGGGGGTGGGGTTGGTGGTGGTAGGGGGTGAGAATGATGGTGGTAGGGGTTGGGGATGATGGTGGTGGTAAagataatatagtatatattactctttccgtttcaaaatataagatgttttggagaagttttttgtttcataatataggatgttttcaagtttatattatgcagtattgtttctgattggttgaacttgttaaaagtaaagaattCTTaagctttagttaaaacatcgtatattttgaaacggagaaaatatattttatataatgtatattaGCTTTTTATCGTTAGAATAGTTAGTTGttgaattatagttttttttttgttggttatagagtgcaattatcatattttattccCGTGTCGTTTTCAACTTGCTGTAATGGGCCCTAACATAAATCAAGAACCCAATAGTAGTAACcagtaattatataaattttatttttttcccgaAATGTtacaacattttatatataaattaaatcaaaacatttttgataaatgtcaaaaagaatatatatttttaaaaataagggCTTTAGcctttttaaactttttcttttatgattttaagGACTTAGAATGAATTTCatatgtgattttttatttttattccaaaaaattTGATCTAAATGATATTAtaagttttacattttttaatatttaacaaaattcatTTCATAAcgaaaattaaaaggaaaaattgtgGGTAAAATTTTTTGctaatattttaagaaaagaataatttaatacttttcaaacaaaaattcaaaggaaaattagatttaatatatttttataaatcatcAGTTAACATATCCTGAGATTTTAAGAGAAATTTAGGAATATTACAATTAGTAAAaccatattttaaattttgaacaagatattttatttttattatgattattattattatatgacaaataaactattattattattattatatgacaaataaattattatattgtatGTGTATATAATGTAAAGAGAACAAATCTATGTACTAACTAACATGTATAGtgaattattttacaaaatacaaacgAATTGTAATACCTGAAACCAAATTATCACTAACTCCACGCTAGAATTCTATAGAACCTCACCTACATAATTTTCTTAGGCTCATTAGAGAAAACTTCAGcgtatcatttttaattttatcattaaaatGATTCTatctattaaattttttttttatctattttatatttgtttttttgtaacaaacacATAATAATTGTTGGTAAATATGGTGTTACTACGGTAAagaaaaaaccattaaaaaaaaaatttaatatatttccaaTCTAAAAGTTTAGTCTTTCAGCCTCGACAGAAGAACGTATGTGATAAGCTCCTTCTCTTTGAAGGAGCCGCACTTATAATGTCTTCATTAGAAAGaagataattattatattattaaaaattgattaaaaaattaagaaaaaaatagagtaaaaaaagGTTAAGTtgtagtaaaatattaaaattaaatgaataactATATTAAAAGAGATCCAAAACAGATAgtttattatatgaaaaaaaatataaatagtaaaaaaaaaaaaaagtatacgtCTCTGTctaataaaataagaagaaaagaaaatgtcaccaaaagaataacaaaacttCGGAGACGacgtggaaaaaaaaaacgtaaataaaGATCATGAATTGATAAATCAATTCAATTCACACTGGTTAGACTGAAGCAAGTAGCTGCACTTCTCAATTCATTCTCTCCAATTTCATCAATCTGTTCCTTCAACGTTTCACCAGAGCTGCAACCACCACCAAACAATACTCATATTCAATCATTATATTTCTTATTAAATTTTCAcacttttaaaataagaaaatggagaagaagaaacaatcacATACCTTGAGGCATACGCTTCTTTAGAATCCGCAAATGATTGCCTATCGTCGATGATTTCAAGAAACTGATGGATTTCGTCGTATTCATgagcatcatcttcttcttcttgttgctgatgatttgatgccatttgcAGATTAACGAGCTGTGATTGTATTCCCATTACACCGCTATCGCTCTTCATCTCGTGACAGCTCTCGTTTTGATTGTTGAACCCTCCTCCGTTGTTGTCGTTATACATAAATCGATTATGAACACCCCAAACATTATTATTGTTTGTCATAATCTCCTTGCCCGAATCCGTATTATAAGCAGGAGGACTATAGCCATTGTTATTGACCTCACTACAACTATAAGTGTAAGACATTTGGGGCTGTTGTGTTTCAGATACGGGCAACGGACTAAAGAATGGGGCTACCACATTGCTTTGGTTATTGTTAACGTTAAGTCCCATTCCTAAATCTAGCTGCGATGTTACATCATCCTGTTGCTGCTTATtatcaacaccaacaccaagGTCATTAATCATAATCTGATTATGGTTTTGCTGGTTTTGACCATCGTTTTGAGAGCGATAGAGTTGTAGCTGTGAATTGACAGCTTTGAGTTCTTCTTCAGCGAGCCAAATCATGTATTGAAGCTGTTGCGTGACGCCGAGGCAACCGTGGACAGGGGAACGGTCACGGACATAAGACTGGAAGATGATAGATTTCATAGCTTCGGGTCTTTGAATTTCGTCGAGTCTTTCGAGGATTTTGACGATGCTTCTAACGCCGAATAGCCTGTGAACGTTTTGGAACAGTTTTGGCTGTTCAGCGGGGAAGTAAGGCGCGAGGGGGCAGTCCGCGGCGCAGCGTCTACGTTGGTATTTGCATGCGGCACAGGCCCCACTCGTGCCGCCTTTAAGAGTCATCAAAACAACGAGAGCGATCAAGAGGAGATCCAAAAACCTCTCCAGTGACCCTTTGTGGATGTGTTTACGTGGCTCATTCGATGGGAACAGAACAAGAAActagacaaaaaagaaagagatggaagGATTTTGAAAGAGACGTGTGTGAGTTAGTGTTTGTGTGTCAATGGTTTTTGGTAATTGAGAAGGGAAGAAGGAGATGCAGTCTGGTATATAAGCCGGATTTTGCTGAAAGTAGAGACGACTCAGTAAAATAcagattaatattaaaattaaaaacgttTAACGATATTTTAGGGGgagatttttttatgatttgttttttttttctaagaatagttaattttgtttttacttaatAGAAAAGCATAAAATCTtacttgttttatttctttttttaagttttggattggatcatttttttgaattttgtcgTGATCATCTCACTATTACACAAATTTTTGGGTCAATTTATGTAGGttttaaattgaattaattGTTTTCAGTCTTATCACATAGTTGAACCAGAcaaaaatttaagttatatttgatcgaattttcataaattatttctttcttatatacatttgtttttttatccgAATACTTCTATTTGAGTTGTTATGATGAAGTTAAATTCTCAATTATTCTTAATtccttttataaaatataaacgtGTACGTTGAACAATGTAAAGAAAcgtatgaatttgtttttttaacttcggacataaaatgataaaacacaTTGTTGGAAAAAGAAggaattatcattttttattttctcgaaGGTCGTATAGATTTATATGAACATATAATGCTTTAATTTGACGATGATTTTGCCAAAGATTATACTATAAATGACATCTTCTAAAACCTCTTCCACTGAAAACACTATTGCTTAATCTTAAAGACAAAATCTTCTTCCCCATCCATCCTCTCTTAGAACGACTGGGATGAGTAAATCACACATTCCATTCCTCTCCAGTTTCCCATTATCAAAAAATAGTACTTACTTTCTTTGCAGTTTGTACTTGGGCGATCTCCAAAATTGTACCAACGTAACTCTCTActtgctgtttttttttcctttttctttttctcaacgTTTCTTTTCGTAGAGAAGAACCTGTGGTTGCAAGTGTCCTCTCTCACACATAGAAAGTACATCACTCCAGCTACCGATAACCTGAAGATATTACATCAAATGAGGTGACATAATGTTTGACAAATGTATCTGCCTGCAAAGTCCGGTGTAAATGATAGTATTACCTTGACAGTTTGGTCATCGTACATGATCCACCGATCGTGCTCATGACTATATGTAAAGCAATGATAATGCTGTCCATAATAACAAACCTGGAGTTGCAGaaatagcaacaacaacaaaaaaaggccGTGAGGGTAGGTTCAAAGCAATGAAAACACAAAGTACAGCCGGTTTCAAGTTTGGGACCATTTTCCTGGTAATATCACTGGGAAAAGGAAGAAATTCGTACCACGGAAACTAAGCTATATGTGCTCTTAGGGTCCAAACCACGGTACATGATGCTGATATCTATCTCTGTATTCAAGGCTGCAAGAGTAGCTGCTATGTCTTCTACAGTCTCACATGTGTTTTGCCACCCTAAAACTGCCAGTCCCAGAATAATTGGTATCAAGACACAAATATCAGTGATCTGAAAAGTTTACATCCATCAAAACACTAAATCCAAGTTTTACCTGTAGTAAAAACATGTGGTGGAGTGGTGAGAATATGGTGGATATGGTTCGGTTTCCCACACCCGCCAGCTTCGGGATCACAGGCTAGTTGATGGTTCATCTCGACAAGATTTAGAAGTTCCTCAAAAGATTTTTCAGCGCATGTAACCTATTAGACGTAAAGTGGGACAAAACCAGAGTGAATTATCTACTAATATGCATGAAAACGCAAGTCTAATGAACACTCATATGCTACCTTCATGGTGCGTAGGGCACTAGCATTGATGTTATGGAAAAAGGAAGTGTATTTCATGTGTCTGGACTCCAGACCACAGCTGTAGCAATTCAGTTGCTCAAAAATATCCATTCCAAACAGAGAATGGGCAATACATGTGCGATTGACACAGTCCCATGAACCCGTACTGTTGCTCTCAGCAGATTCTGTGTCAGACACGCTTGAGGTTTGTGCAAATGAGCGATGAAGGCAGTCGAAGATTACAGCCAATACTTCTGAAGCATCGTTCATCTGAGCCTGTACACCATATCACATTCAAGTTTAAGAACCTTATGAAAACAGAAAGTTTAGTCGTGTAAAACCAGAGATCAATTGCTCTTTACCTCTTGAAAAAAACTGCTATCTGGATACAAGTTACTCAAAGCAATCCTTAGAGATGAAGGAGCCACAGGTTCTTTTCTTGTTTGACTCGAAGCAGCGCTTAAAGCAGTAAAAATTTCATACAAAGAGCAAACAACACAGGGATCTCCCACGTGATGGTGCTCTAGTGTTGAACTCTGCAAGAACTCAGCGCGAAACATCCCCAAATTCCATAGAGACTAAgatcataaccaaaaaaaaaaaagaaaatcaacatATGGAAAACTTTTAAGCTGGAAAGTATAGACACTAATACCCAAGAAATCAAACAGTTTATGAGAAATCAAGTATCGAAGGTTACCTGTATGATAACATTTAAAAAGCAATTGTATTCGCCAACTTCATTCTGAAGACCAGTGCCAAATATGGCAACTCCGGTCGAACTCGGAGATTTCATTGTCACATCAGATAGAACCCCATCATTATTTACTTCCATAGGTGTCCTCAAATATGAAGTCGTATTTCTACCTCCTTGGTACACGTCTgggtttaaacaaaattttatggtGTCAGATGCTTCATATCGAGGGGATTTATCACCCCAAAATTATCACAGAACAAATATGTTGaaaattttgagagaaaggtAGAAGAAGGTGtccataataaaataaaataaaaacaattgtttAAGACATCTATACAAATATGCCTACAAGtatcatataaaaaaagtgTCCTGAGATGGAGATAAGTGGTATATACTATAACCATTCTCCATGCATATGACATAGTCAGCCAgacataatatataaacaaaggaTGGTTGAAAACCTACCAAGGCTTTGACGTACTGCCCT
The sequence above is drawn from the Camelina sativa cultivar DH55 chromosome 4, Cs, whole genome shotgun sequence genome and encodes:
- the LOC104780599 gene encoding chloroplastic lipocalin isoform X1, which codes for MVNSSISISRPVFSHGFSPPAATTTSRRCSLIRIDRRSHCSVTVKCYCTSSTGFLDLKCSLEKPIGNLALRKHLVSGLAAILLLSQAGQGVALDLSSGHQNICQLGSAAVEENNKLTLPLESPSDGGDPETMMMMMMRGMTAKNFDPVRYSGRWFEVASLKRGFAGQGQEDCHCTQGVYSFDMKEPAIRVDTFCVHGSPDGYITGIRGKVQCIGAEDLEKSETDLEKQEMIKEKCFLRFPTIPFIPKLPYDVIATDYDNYALVSGAKDKGFVQIYSRTPNPGPEFIAKNKNYLAQFGYDPEKIKDTPQDCEVMSDGELAAMMTMPGMEKTLTNQFPDLELRKSVQFDPFTSVFETLKKLVPLYFK
- the LOC104780599 gene encoding chloroplastic lipocalin isoform X2 is translated as MVNSSISISRPVFSHGFSPPAATTTSRCSLIRIDRRSHCSVTVKCYCTSSTGFLDLKCSLEKPIGNLALRKHLVSGLAAILLLSQAGQGVALDLSSGHQNICQLGSAAVEENNKLTLPLESPSDGGDPETMMMMMMRGMTAKNFDPVRYSGRWFEVASLKRGFAGQGQEDCHCTQGVYSFDMKEPAIRVDTFCVHGSPDGYITGIRGKVQCIGAEDLEKSETDLEKQEMIKEKCFLRFPTIPFIPKLPYDVIATDYDNYALVSGAKDKGFVQIYSRTPNPGPEFIAKNKNYLAQFGYDPEKIKDTPQDCEVMSDGELAAMMTMPGMEKTLTNQFPDLELRKSVQFDPFTSVFETLKKLVPLYFK
- the LOC104783883 gene encoding LOB domain-containing protein 27-like codes for the protein MGNWRGMECFLVLFPSNEPRKHIHKGSLERFLDLLLIALVVLMTLKGGTSGACAACKYQRRRCAADCPLAPYFPAEQPKLFQNVHRLFGVRSIVKILERLDEIQRPEAMKSIIFQSYVRDRSPVHGCLGVTQQLQYMIWLAEEELKAVNSQLQLYRSQNDGQNQQNHNQIMINDLGVGVDNKQQQDDVTSQLDLGMGLNVNNNQSNVVAPFFSPLPVSETQQPQMSYTYSCSEVNNNGYSPPAYNTDSGKEIMTNNNNVWGVHNRFMYNDNNGGGFNNQNESCHEMKSDSGVMGIQSQLVNLQMASNHQQQEEEDDAHEYDEIHQFLEIIDDRQSFADSKEAYASSSGETLKEQIDEIGENELRSAATCFSLTSVN